The following are from one region of the Coffea eugenioides isolate CCC68of chromosome 2, Ceug_1.0, whole genome shotgun sequence genome:
- the LOC113759565 gene encoding 60S ribosomal protein L3: MSHRKFEHPRHGSLGFLPRKRAARHRGKAKAFPKDDPSKPCKLTAFLGYKAGMTHIVREVEKPGSKLHKKETCEAVTVIETPPIVVVGVVGYVKTPRGLRCLNTVWAQHLSEEVKRRFYKNWCKSKKKAFTKCSKKYETEEGKKDIQAQLEKLKKYASVIRVLAHTQIRKMKGLKQKKAHLMEIQVNGGSVAQKVDYAYGFFEKQIPVDAVFQKDEMIDIIGVTKGKGYEGVVTRWGVTRLPRKTHRGLRKVACIGAWHPARVSFTVARAGQNGYHHRTEMNKKVYKLGKAGQEGHTAVTEFDRTEKDITPMGGFPHYGVVKDDYLLIKGCCVGPKKRVVTLRQSLLNQTSRVALEEIKLKFIDTSSKFGHGRFQTTQEKQKFYGRLKA; the protein is encoded by the exons atgtCGCATAGGAAGTTTGAGCATCCCCGCCATGGTTCCCTCGGCTTCCTCCCCAGGAAGAGAGCTGCTCGTCACAGGGGAAAGG CGAAGGCATTCCCAAAGGATGACCCAAGCAAGCCCTGCAAGTTAACTGCCTTCCTTGGCTACAAGGCTGGGATGACTCACATTGTCAGAGAAGTCGAGAAACCTGGATCCA AGCTGCACAAGAAGGAGACATGTGAGGCTGTTACCGTTATTGAAACTCCTCCAATAGTGGTGGTTGGAGTTGTTGGGTATGTCAAGACACCCCGTGGTCTCCGCTGCCTTAACACAGTTTGGGCTCAGCATCTTAGCGAGGAGGTCAAGAGGAGGTTTTATAAGAATTGGTGCAAGTCCAAGAAGAAGGCCTTCACCAAGTGCTCGAAAAAGTATGAGACTGAGGAAGGGAAAAAGGATATTCAAGCTCAGCTGGAGAAATTGAAGAAATATGCATCTGTTATTCGTGTTTTGGCTCATACTCAG ATAAGAAAGATGAAAGGGCTGAAACAAAAGAAGGCCCATCTAATGGAGATTCAGGTGAATGGTGGCTCTGTTGCACAGAAGGTTGATTATGCCTATGGCTTCTTTGAGAAGCAGATCCCAGTTGATGCTGTTTTCCAGAAAGATGAAATGATTGACATCATTGGTGTAACCAAGGGAAAAGGATATGAAGGTGTTGTAACCCGTTGGGGTGTCACCCGCCTTCCTCGCAAGACCCATAGAGGTCTTCGTAAGGTAGCTTGTATTGGTGCTTGGCACCCTGCTAGAGTTTCCTTCACGGTTGCTCGAGCTGGTCAAAATGGATACCACCACCGTACCGAGATGAACAAAAAAGTTTACAAGCTTGGAAAGGCTGGCCAAGAAGGACATACTGCTGTTACTGAGTTTGACAG GACTGAGAAGGATATTACTCCTATGGGTGGATTTCCCCACTATGGTGTGGTTAAGGATGATTATTTGTTGATCAAGGGTTGCTGTGTTGGTCCCAAGAAAAGGGTTGTCACACTTCGTCAGTCCTTGCTGAACCAGACATCTCGTGTTGCTCTTGAAGAGATTAAACTCAAGTTTATTGACACCTCTTCTAAGTTTGGACACGGTCGCTTCCAGACCACACAGGAGAAGCAGAAGTTCTATGGTCGGCTGAAGGCATAA
- the LOC113762636 gene encoding COP9 signalosome complex subunit 8 yields MDFSSLTDALSSQNYAKIPDICETLMLQVAAQGIAFQDDWPYAIHLLGHIYVNDINSARFLWKTIPVAIKESRPEVTAAWKIGQNLWTRDYAGVHDAIHEFNWSPEAHCIVAAFSELYTKRMFDLLVSAYSTISIQDAALFLGMNEDDATNYVLQHGWIVDANSRMLTVKRQAVAAEQKLDPSKLQRLTEYVFHLEH; encoded by the exons ATGGATTTCTCGTCTCTCACAGACGCTTTATCGTCCCAAAATTATGCCAAGATCCCTGATATTTGCGAGACTCTCATGCTTCAG GTTGCTGCTCAGGGCATTGCGTTCCAAGATGATTGGCCGTACGCGATTCATCTTCTAGGGCACATTTATGTTAATGACAT TAATAGTGCACGTTTCCTGTGGAAAACTATTCCGGTTGCAATAAAGGAGAGCCGACCGGAGGTGACGGCAGCTTGGAAAATCGGTCAGAATCTCTGGACGAGGGACTATGCGGGTGTTCACGATGCTATTCACGAGTTTAATTGGAGTCCTGAGGCTCATTGTATTGTCGCCGCCTTCTCAG AACTTTACACTAAAAGAATGTTTGACCTCCTGGTTTCTGCATATTCAACGATAAGCATACAAGATGCAGCGCTTTTCCTAGGAATGAACGAGGATGATGCTACAAACT ATGTGCTCCAACACGGTTGGATTGTTGATGCCAATTCTCGGATGCTGACTGTAAAGAGGCAGGCAGTTGCAGCAGAGCAGAAACTAGATCCCAGTAAATTGCAGCGCTTGACAGAATATGTCTTCCACCTTGAACACTGA